Part of the Ochotona princeps isolate mOchPri1 chromosome 15, mOchPri1.hap1, whole genome shotgun sequence genome, CTCGCTAGGACAGGCCACGGACCCCTCAGACCATGGCCGTGCCTGCACTTTCCAAGACCCAGTGACAGAAGCTACGTGGCAAGCCTAGGGGCATCGAGTGCCCAGGTCCCGCAGCAGCCCTCCAGGGCAGCTGGGTAGCTGGGCCGGTTTAATCCTCATTGGAACGTGGCCCACTTGCACCCATTGCCGCGAGCTTCTCAGGAGCTGGTCAGCTGCAGCACGCAGTCTCAGGTGGAGGTCTCGTCACGGTCTGGCCTGTTGGCTGCAGCATGCATGCAGCAAAGTGTGCGATGTCCGGCGGCAGACCACACAGGGCTCAGAACCTGTAAGAGAGCCATCCCCTGGTTAAGGCACGTGCCCAACCTTGCCCTAGAACACTCAGGCCACCCCCcagctggaacctcagcgagatgACTGCAGTGCCCACCCCCCAGTCTTCTGCCAGCCTTAACCAGGCCAACAGGCCCATGGCAAATGCCTTGGCATCTTCCCCAAGGGGACACGCAGGTCCCCAAGCTCCAAGAGAGCAAGGCAGAAGTGGGATGGAGGAAGGCTTTGCCCAAGCCCCTCATCTTTATCCttaccccctcccctgcccagtccTGCTGTGTACCATCACTCTTATGCCCCTGTCACCTCCTGACCCTGAACCTGAACCCAAAGGACAAAGCACAGGTCAAATCTGACCTTTCCACTCTGACCGCTTGGGTCTCCGCTCTTCAGGCTGACCTCAGAGCCCCTCCCCACGTCAGGGTGAGCCAGggcaagctgaggccaggaggtgggcagctgctgcctgggCACCAGGACTTCCCAGCAGTGAGAGAGCCAGGGGACAGGCCCACTGGGAAATGGATACAGCAGGGGATGGCAACACAGAGCTGTGTGTGAAAGCCCACTCCTTTGGTGAGAAATCGATTATGCCTCCCATCAGGGGCTCAGAGAACCATGGGAAGGCTGGCGGAAGGGGACAAGACAGGAGGGGGAATGacactccccctccccagggctTCAGACCTGCTCTGGGGAGTTCTGACCTCCTCTTGTGAAGTGAGGGAGGGGCTTCCCAGAGACCCAGGAGGCCCTCTCCCCCTATTGGGGAGGTGTGGTCAAGGGAGTGACAGGCTGTGAGAACCTGGGCATGACAGAGTCGCAAGGAGCCAGCCATCTGTTGGGAACCTCTCCTGGAAGCCCTGGGGCTGGGACTTGGCGGGTCAGCATCTATCCACACTCGTGTCACTGCCCCACTGCGCCAGCCTCTCCACTAGGCACCAAAGTGCCCAGGTGAGAGGTGGTGGAGCAGCAGCGAGGCCagggtggctgctgggattaatgCCAGGCCCCTGGGCTGCTCAGCAGGAGGGCAGACTATTGGCAGCTTAAGAGTTAGCTAAACtgcacctgcctgccctgcccctgggccttcccagacacacacacacatacacgctggAGACCCCACCCCAGCACTGGGCCTCAGGAAGACCCCTACCCCAAAAGTTCCCAGTAACACAGTTGAACAAAGGTGAtttccccagcccagccagtgaCTCCCTCTCTGTCAGGGGTGGCCTTGGCCTCCAGTTACCTTGTCCCATGGGCCACCCAGGCCCTTCCCTCCAGATGGCTCCTATCCTTGGAGAGACACAggcaggagacccagacagagcccctgcctgcagctggGAAGGCTCAGCCCCACTTccggggaagagctgtgctctggAGGCCCCCCAGCTGCTGGGAGCCTGGCCAGGGGACCGCcttccctaccccacccccagcacacacagacacacaaagtcCTGGCTGGGCCCCCTCCAAGGGGCAGGGACCTGAGCAcacctccccatcccccacacactcccaccccagcctcagAGCAGGTTCAAAAGAGAGCCTGTGCAGACCAAGGCAGAGGTCAAGGGGTGGAGAGGAAGCTGGTGGGAGTTGGCTGTAAGTCCCAGGGGACACAGATTTAACTCGCACTGTGGCTGTCCCGACCCCCCAGACACCTCTGCCCAGCAACATCATCTGTTGTTAATATATGGAGGGACCCTTGAGAACAGAAGGGGtttggaaagggagagaaggggccctccctccccagaacccagcacagcggcccagcctggctccagggCTCACACAGCTGTGGACCCAGACCAAACAGGAGCGGAGTCCCCAAGGCAAAGCTCCGGCCCTGGCTGCCCCAGAGGCCTCCCCAAAGGGGGGCGTGGTGGGGACCCTGCGCTCCTCCACGCCGCACCCCCTAGCCTTTTCACCTGTGTTTGCTCAGGTCACGAATCTCCCTTCTCTGCCGAGGCCATCGGTGCAGGGCCCTGGCTTCGGGCCGCCTGGAAGCTGCCACCGCCCAGGGCAGCACAGCCGGGCACCTAGGAGGAATTGTCGCCCACGCTGGTGTCACTGGGCTGGGACTCACGGGAGGCACGCTGCTCctgggccagcagtgtggcaagGCCCTGCGCACGCAGGAGAAGGCTGCCACCCAGGAACAGGACCCCGCAGAGCACCAGCAGCGACAGCACGCCCAGCACAGCCACCTGCAGCGTGCGAGGCCCCTCGGGAAGCTCCGGAGGTGGCGCCCCCGACTGGTTGCAGCAGGTCAGCCAGGAGGCCGGGACCGCGTTGCCCACCTGCGAGCCGTTCATACTCTGCCGCAGCTGCCCAGATGTGAGCTAGAGGCCACCAGCTGTGCAGAGCCTGGGGGGCTGGCCGACTGGCGGCAGTGGAGGAGGACACAAGGGGCGGATCCCTGAAGCCATGGGCTCCCAGCCCCCCTTGCACAGTGCCCTTTTCAGACAAAAGGGTTCCGCCAGCGTGGACTGGCCATGGCCCCTTCAACAGGCTAGCTGGACCTGCCTAGGACTTCACAGGACCACTTGGCAGATCCAGCCAGGCCAACCTAGGGCTCTCCCTGGCCACGGCCACACAGGTAGCACCTCCTCCCcggggctgggagggggcagaATCCCTAAGCCCTGCCCTGTGCCTCCCTTTCTTAGGCCCCCATGAGCCTGCAGTCATATTTACAGGCCAGTAAGATTCTACAGATCAGGGTGATGAACACCCCCCAACCCTGAATAAGCTGGTCACCCACTCACAGGAACCACAATGCTAAAGGGGAGGGCATGTCACTGCTGCCCCGTCCACCCAGTTCTCCATCCCAAGGCCTCCCAGGGGACTGCTGGGACACTACAGAAACTGCAGATGTGACCCCAGGGCCATGGGCAGCTTGTCAACGTCCTCCATCCCACGCCCCCTTGGAGCTCCCCTCCACACACTTCCTCCGTCCATCCAGAAGTGATCAAAAAAGGGTCAAAAAGCATTGTAGTGTATGGAATAAATCCACACAGGCCCAgtgtgtgagggaggaagggTCAGTCTGCCCGGGTTAACTCGGCAGAGCAAGGCCCTCTCGAGCAGTGAGGACCAGCCTAAACCAGGACGCAGTGCCACGGGTGGCAGGCAGCCCAAGTGGCCAAGCTCTCTAGAGGGGAGCAGCCCGCCTCCTGCACGCTGTGCCTTCCCTCTGGGAGGGGATGAGAAAGCAGGCACACAAGCAACACGCGGGACCCAAGACTACTCATGGCCTGGCCCACGTGGGACCTGGGTGGGCAACACCTGGGTGTGGAGAGGTCGGTTTTCATGCACCCCTCTCCTCACAGGAACACTCACAGGACCAAAATCTGAGGACAGATACAGTCCTGGAGAGAAGGCACAACCCAAAGTCACACTCACAACTTTATTTACCAGTGCCGCGGTGCTCTTCCACACAGGGAAGGTGGAGGGGCCTGCCCGGGCTGCGGGGCCAGGGCGGCAGGCAGGCCCGGACCGGCCGTGGCAGCAGCAGAGGCTGCCAACTGCCCATCGAGAGGGCACACAGGTCCCAGAGCCTCAGGAGCTCCCAGTCCAGTCCCGAGGAGCTCCGCTGGTCCCAGGGGGGCCTAGAGGGCGAGTGTGTCCTTGATGAGCCTGCGCATGGTGGTGGTGACCGAGCTGCCCAGCGCATCAGTGATCTGGAAGGAGATCTTGTAGAGGTAGGGCTGCACGTCCCGCAGGCCCGTGTCGAACACGTTGTCCACCTCCGACTGCGTGGGCATCTTGGGCAGGTACTCGTGCCGGTTCATCACCTCCACAATGTTGGTGAGCTTCTCGCACAGCTTCTCGCCCACCTTCTCGCGGCAGATCTGCCGCTCCTGCTCCGTGGCCAGCGCCACCACGTGCACCTTGACCGTCCACACCTCCCACGGGATGCACTCGTCCGAGAAAGGCCAGCGGGACTTCTTCTTCTGGTAGAACTCCAGAGATATCTGTCCCAGCCCGTCCCCGCCGGAGTTGCGCAGGGCTTCCTGGGGAAGACAGGGGCAAGTGGAGGAGCAGGCCCATGCCCCGGAACTGCTGCTGCCAGCCACCCCGTACGTGCTCCCAGCTCCACCCAGAGGGGCAAGGGTTTGTCTGCAGTGATGAGCAGACTGCCAGCAAATCTGCAAACCCCAGCTGCTAACCCACCCAGCCTTGTTAAGAACTACCATTACAGGGGCCACctcctgcggtgccagcatcccacagtgtgccattttgaatcctggctgctccacttccaagccagcttcctgttaaagccgctgggaatgcagcagcagatggcccaagcgctcagGGTCCTGccaaccagatggaagatctggccCCGATGCTGTGGCcgctttgagagtgaaccagcaggtgggaaactTTCTCCTTCAGCCTCCCCCTCTgctactctttcaaatgaatacattaaaaagagagggagagagagagagagagagagagagagagagagagagcgcgagagcgctctcatctgctggtttactcaccacaACCCCTAGGATTGTGACAGGCtaaagggtctcccacatgggtgcaggggccaagcacttgggccattctctgctgcttttccaggagcatgagcagggagctggtttgaagtggagcacctgagcCTTGATCAGCGCCCCTataggatgcccacatcacatgtGGCGGCTTTTCTaactacaccaccatgccagcccccgtGGTCTTTGTAAAAAGCCAGG contains:
- the SMIM41 gene encoding small integral membrane protein 41, whose protein sequence is MNGSQVGNAVPASWLTCCNQSGAPPPELPEGPRTLQVAVLGVLSLLVLCGVLFLGGSLLLRAQGLATLLAQEQRASRSEPCVVCRRTSHTLLHACCSQQARP
- the ATG101 gene encoding autophagy-related protein 101 — protein: MNCRSEVLEVTVEGRQVEEAMLAVLHTVLLHRSTGKFHYKKEGTYSIGTVGTQDVDCDFIDFTYVRVSSDELDRALRKVVGEFKEALRNSGGDGLGQISLEFYQKKKSRWPFSDECIPWEVWTVKVHVVALATEQERQICREKVGEKLCEKLTNIVEVMNRHEYLPKMPTQSEVDNVFDTGLRDVQPYLYKISFQITDALGSSVTTTMRRLIKDTLAL